The genomic segment TACTAATCACAGTGCTGAGATAAGGATAGTGGGATGGCCTGCAAAAATAGGCTTTGTGAAgcaataaattttgatatttcttGGAATAATGATGAAAGCAAGTCCaattctataaaaaaaattaatttccagacTTTGAGGGCAAAATCCTTTCAGTGGAAAATGGCCACATTTCACAGAAGGTCCCAATTTCAGTGTCCCGGTGTATTTGCAGGACTGCTGCTGTGACACTGATTGAGATGGTTTTCCTGGAACCCGAGCAGCCAGCACActttattgctttcttttgcaGCCTTTGGAgccttctgctgctctgggcatgGGAGCACCTCCCATTGCCAGTGAAGAGAAGTCAGCCACCAACCTGGCAGACAAACTGTTCCTTCTTGATGACTTGGTGTCTCCGGAGAACGAGGTGACTGAgaccaagaagaaaagaagcttCCCAGGATTTGGTTCTCCAATTGACAGAATTTCTTCAACCTCTGTGGATGCTAAAAGCAAACAGAGGTAACTTCTTAAATGCTCTTACCAGTGATAAAGTAAGGGTTTAATCAACACATCAACACCTTCATGGCATATGTGTGAAGATAAGCATGTTTATAACGGAGTTAAGCAATGATGCTCGATACAGCTGGGGAGAGACAGTGACTTTGGGGCAAAGCTCAAAGCGCTTTTTGCTGTATCTGAAAGAGCTTAGCTGTCTTGTTCTGTTCTTCTGGTAACTGTCTTCTTTTGGATGGAATCCCTAATGCCACAAAGTATTTAATAACATGCTTAAAGCTTAATCTGGAAGTGGAAAGTATTCATGAGAGCCAGTCAATattacaagtatttttttcaagcaaagttttgcaatattttcatgttgtttttccATTTATCCACCCCATCTGCCACTAGGACTGTTTGACTGCAGCCAAAAGCGATGAAATACgaaatttttaaaaccttgagTAGAACTATTCTGTTCTGTATGTCTCTTCAAGAGGTCAAAATCAGCTCactctttgtttgctttttagcatattttcccttttcagggAAAGCTGCTGTACTTTTTTGCAAAGGTACATGGTATTCCCAATTTGTCTCATGCTTTTTGGATGGAAATCTTCTTTCATTCTACATGCaatacaagaggaaaaaaaacaaaacaaacacacataaaaaagagaaattgtgGTGAAAATTGTCTGTGTTTTCTAGCAGCTTGTCTCTGAATAATGAGCTCATGCAAATGAGTGTCACATTGCACGAAATTCcaccttttccagcagcagtttgCAGTTTTGCATTGGGATTATCACCTTGAGGGAGCAGATTAGCTTTTACATTTGAGGTTGAGTTATTTATTAGAACCATTTGAGCTACCTTGATCACTGTATTGATGGTCTGGTACTGCCATCAGCATGGGACACAGATCAGGTGGATGCTATGAAACAGTAGTAAGGCTCTACCTTTTGATGGAAacaggcagaggctgctgcacTTAGAGGAGTAAAACAGAGGACTGAGGACCCCATCACCCAGAAGAGAACAGCTCATTTCTATATGAGCTGAGACAGTTACCTTTAGAGACCAGGAAATTACTTGGTGAAAGCTGATAAATAGATTGAGCCCCCTGAATCAATAGAGTCAGTGTGTTTAGTGCCTGGCATACAAGAGAAACTTTTGGAAAAGAGCAGATCAAATATAAGTCCACTTAACAGATTGTTCTGGCACCCCCTGGTTACATGAGAGCCCAGATCCTTGTCTTGCACATCAACATCAACGTAATGCTTTAAAAGCATACGAAAAGCATGCAGGAAGGTGGAAATCTTCAGAAGAGGTAAAAAGATCCATAGgtagagggagagaaagaggctTCGGGAATCTTAGACAAGGCTGTTTTAAGGAGGAAACGTCACTTTGTCTCTAGTAAGTGATGAAAAAGGGCCAGCGTGGTTTGGAGGGTGGAGCggtgcctgtgctgctctgacgCAGGGTGGCCACAAGAGGGGACGCTCCGCTGCGCTGCCTTTCTCGTAGGCATCACTTCACAATTTCCTTATCTAAGTACAGAGCATGACAGTGTTACAGCTAATGGTGCAGAAACACCACCCTCTCCTCACCCCCGCAATCCAATTCCAATGTGGGGAGTTAATTCCCCTTTTATCCAGGCAGGCTCAGTATGGCTCTGGCAGCCCAaatctccctcctgcccccccatAAGTTTGTGCCTACACCTGGGGGGAAAACAGTGTTATCCTTGAGGCAAGAGGCTGAGGATCAGCCCTtggcttcccttccctttgcttttcatAGGGCTTAGTGTAACAATGCTGGATACTTTGGTGCCTGaggaaggggcagggagggccATACGAATGGCTCTCCTTCATTTGCAATGTTCTGTAGCTGCTCCAACACAACCAGTGTGGTGTTCCCTACATATGACATACACCATCAATTCCCATTTTGTGACCCCATCTGAAAAGCAGCTAAAAAGGAGGCAGTGGGTCTGCAGATGCTGGAATGATGGGTCTGGGCTTCGGCCCATGCCTAAGAGGTATGAGGAAAGGAGCCTGCTTGGATAAGACCATGGTCTACACAATTCTGGGTGGGGTGTGCAGAGCTTTGAAGCCCCAGTATGAGGGAGCATGGCAGCGCTGACACAGAGTCAGACTTCAGAGCACCACAGCATGCTCTCCTGCTAGTTACTTTGCAGCCAGCAACTTACAGAACAAGTCTTTAAAAAGGACTGATAAAGAATTAATCTTCCAGGGCTTCTCTTGGACCTGCATTTCACTGGCAgtatttctaaaggaaaagtTGACATTATTCTCAGCTGCAGGAAATCTTGCCATTTCcacaattaattaaaataaaacttgaaaaaatgcTCCAAAAATGCTGAATTAAGATGGGAAAACTTATTATTGTATATGAAAAGaaccatgaaaaatatttctgcatagAAATTCTTTCACACTTTTCTCATGCCCTCATTCATCAAATTGTCAGGAAACTTACCacatggaagaagaaaacccaacaaaaccttCCCATTTTCAACCTCATCAAAGGATTGCTAATATACAATTTTGATGAACAGTACATAGCCATACACCCCATAAGAAAATCCTGCTAGGACTTTTTTAACTTGTCCCCTCTATAACTGTGCAATACTTTCTATCTCCTTGCTTATCTTAGCCCCAGCTGGCCCTGGAGACTTTGAAGATCCAGTCTAATGGATCACCTGCAGTGCATGAAACAATTCCCCTTTATAAAAGCAGTGTATTGCCTTTCATTTATGAATAGCAGTTAACTTGTGAAGTTATTTGTTTGCTGCCAAGTAAAAGCAGGGATAATGCATCAAGCTCATACAGTCTCTAAAACAGCTGCAACTCCTGCCTAGTATTTTGTAAGACGAGTGCAGCATCTTATTTTTAAACGCATCTTTGGCTGCTTCTGCGTCACAGTTCTTTCTGAACAATAAGGTGTTAGTGGGATGAATGGAGGAATCAAACATGTAGTAACATTTTGATTATTCATAAGGtatcttttcccatttcttttccctccttctttgctctttttcccCATGCAGGAAAGTGCTTGAGCTGCCCAAGAGACGGTTTGGAGTTCCTCTTGACCGGATTGGAGTGAACCGCCTCGGCAACACCAAGGGTTAGCAGTTCCTGCAAGTAAGCCAAAGTATTCCAGGTGTGGGCAGGCTCAGAGAACCCACCTGTTCTCAGTTACATGGAGGTACTCAAGTCATACCAGTAGGCTCAGAAAGAGTGGCTTAGGAAATGATGGCTTCTTATAACATGGAACGCCCTAATTTGCCACTGAGTACCTCTCTACaagaaaacaagtatttctAACGTTTTCATCTCTTCTAGACCACCTTACAGTCTGTTTTTCCAAGTCTTGCATTTCTGACATTGGAAAATGTaatgtttgctgcttttttgcCTACAGGTACTTCTATTCTTTATGACTGATGCTGTATTGGAAACATTACAGAGGTACAGAAGATGCATCGCAGCATGTCTTGTCCTTGACTAATGATACAACATTCAAGGAATTGACCTCCTGCAAAATCTGTTTCACATTGCATTTTACAAATGTTGCATTTACAGTAATAACAAATTCAGTTCATCAGGTCAGAATGCTGTCACAGCTGTGCACAATGTCACTGATAGGAAGGAACAGAGAATACGTATATATTTTATTGCATGGCATTTATCTGTTAAACTAGCAGAAGTTTATTATTCTAGCCAGGACTGATAAATTTTTTggattgaaaataaaatttcgAGAGATGCCAACAGCAGTCCATGAAAAGCAGACAGTTTGCTTTGCATGTTTCTTTCAAAAGGGGAGTTGTTTGGTAGATGAAGGGAGGATTTAACAGTTATGGGACAAAGCTAGAATTTATTTGAGTTGGTGTTTGAGAGAATGATGTCTTATGCCTTTACTAGGAGTTAGTCTGAGTAAGAACTGTGACGATGCCTTAGTATTTGTCCTGATGTTTTGAGTGGTCTTTCTCTTATCTCTGCACCATATTTAGACATGTTTTCATCGTATAGCAGATCCTGAAATGTGGCGAGACTTTTAGTTTCCTCCTCTAAGCTGATGAATACATTTCACTCCTCCCTATGCATAACATAGGATAGCGTCCAAATATGAAGTCATCTACTTCCTAGACCATCTGCATCATATGCCTTATTTTAGCCTCTTAATGTGTGCACAGGGCATAATCAGACATGTAACTCTAAAAGTTCAAGTATTTCTCACTCTGgtaaaatgtaaacatatccTCTCCACTTCATTTCAGATTAATACAGTTTATCTTAAATCCCGTTTCATGCTTTTCACCCCTTTCCAGATTATAAAATATAGCTGAGAAGAGCAGTTTGCTGATATCTCAATGCTCAGATTCCTAGCTAATGTTTTCTAAACACCACATTCTCCTTCTCGGACTTTGGTCCATGTCAGCTAAATCCCTCAGATTGCTATTCTTGGGTATAAACCATCTTTAGCATTGCAAAAGAAGATCCATTGAGAAAGAGATTATGCaggattaagaaaaaaagttattcttgCCAAACACCCTGTGCAAGGCAGAGAATTAAGAGTTAATTTCCTAAATCTTATATGAGGCACAAGGCACCTGGCCATCAGCCTGGTGCCTGGCCAACCAGTCACCCCAGCCATTCAGTCCATGCTAGAAACAAGTCTGCAAATGCAGTCCCAGGCAAGCCCAGAGCCTGTCCTCTGCAGTGCACTGCCACCACCCATCCTGAGCCTGCCCTGCGGTTTAGGGAACATTTATCTTCTTGCACTGAGCTCATCCAGTCAGTCTGCAGATTATGTGCTTGTAAGGCAGCCATATGTAGGGGCATGGTCAGATTATGGAAGTGATGACCTGACCACCCAAACAGCTGTCAGGCAAAAGCAGCATGGACAAAGTCATTGCGTGACATATTTTGGAAGACTGAGAGCAGAGGACTCCAGTGCTAACACAGCAGGTTTTCAAAGGCACTGGTGGGTCATAAAAGTATTTAACAGTTGGCAGGTATTAGCCTGGGCCTCCAAAAAAGGGGGATTTTTAAACCCTGATAGCTGTATGCAGAAATGCCCTTCATTTGAAGGGTAAtgtgaaagcagagcaggacagaggtGTCTGTGGTGGTGTTGGTGGAAGCTTTAGTGCTGCTCCCACTTCACTGTGTGGATTACTTAGGAGAAAGCAACAGTCTTTCTGTTCCTCTGCCCCCTCTACCACAGAGCACCCTGAGACCTCCTGTGGCTcaaaaagcatctttaaaatCCATAAATTGGCACGCGCTGTTTAAAATATGATGCTATCTGAAAGGCTGAGCATCACAATTTGGTTTTGTAGACAATATTGGGTGGCTTCAGCCACTGTGCATAGCGTGGAGATCAACAAATGTGAAATGAGGAT from the Chiroxiphia lanceolata isolate bChiLan1 chromosome 10, bChiLan1.pri, whole genome shotgun sequence genome contains:
- the OSTN gene encoding osteocrin isoform X1; translated protein: MLQFQLVVVHLALVIALLWWHSSSVLLAEAAPEPLEPSAALGMGAPPIASEEKSATNLADKLFLLDDLVSPENEVTETKKKRSFPGFGSPIDRISSTSVDAKSKQRKVLELPKRRFGVPLDRIGVNRLGNTKGTSILYD
- the OSTN gene encoding osteocrin isoform X2, which encodes MLQFQLVVVHLALVIALLWWHSSSVLLAEAAPEPLEPSAALGMGAPPIASEEKSATNLADKLFLLDDLVSPENEVTETKKKRSFPGFGSPIDRISSTSVDAKSKQRKVLELPKRRFGVPLDRIGVNRLGNTKG